One region of Zootoca vivipara chromosome 7, rZooViv1.1, whole genome shotgun sequence genomic DNA includes:
- the LOC132592460 gene encoding uncharacterized protein K02A2.6-like, with the protein MATDSSFSPFKPASGDWEGYAARFNFLLQAKEVTNDAMKRATFFSVCGEETFEIARALLAPRDVATVSYKTIMERLKEHFSPQPSVVACRNAFYAKRQAPGETITGFVTSLRQAARLCNFSELENMLRDRLVGGLRDEMLQRRLYAKKDLTFQIALEEALATEAAERSTQEARPAPPSQPRVYHEDLTDESESDREEVHRVQRRTQAAHTPQQPRREGGNCASCGENHERRTCRFRNAECRQCRKLGHIARVCRARLTRRQASDDRPRSPRSHGTMHQGNSTEITDYQVFQLPHPSTEKIYIEVQIEGAPCRMELDTGSTLSIISARTLRELCPNGGPKLRPAPFTLRDFQKRKVPTMGVGTFRVQYRGRKQQLDLLVVKGPYVSLLGLAWFGPLGLAVTGVNRTSLQVDVDAICKEFPGVFDGALGRYTGPPIALQLDPAVRPIRHKARRVPFALKPRIDEELDRLVEQGVLEPVPNAPWETPIVTPVKPNGSVRICADYKCTINKALTAHAYPVPVVSHVLATLAGSKIFGKLDLAQAYQQLPVDEATAEAQTIVTHRGAFRVKRLQFGVSVAPGIFQNLMDSLLKGIPGVTPFFDDVLIAGPTPEEFEDRLRSVLHRFQTAGLKVKREKCLLGVPQVDFLGFKVDAEGVHPTGDKVRAICEAPAPKSKPELQSFLGLLNFYHAFLPHKAAVAEPLHRLLDKRAPWVWGQRQRAAFQAVKDLLVSNSVLAHFDERLPVVLACDASPYGIGAVLGHQLPDGREVPVAYFSQTLAAAERNYSQIDKEGLAIVKGVKKFHDFLYGRPFTIVTDHKPLLGLFAPEKQTPQVLSPRVLRWSIFLAGYQYALIHRPGKAMGHADALSRLPLPETGPDPAPAQEVMTLELLPDRPIQAQEVARHSTKDRVISRVLDWVWRGWPSSSPGPEFAGYTNRKHELSAHKGCLLWGSRVVVPQPLRKRVLTALHETHPGVVRMKALARSYVWWPGIDREIEAWVQHCQTCQESRPDPPRAPVQPWESARHPWSRLHVDFAGPFQGKTFFIVVDSYTKWLEVALVPSTSTAAAIRVLRKLFATHGLPDTLVSDNGTAFTSEEFQTFTAQNAIRHIRSAPFHPATNGQAERMVRTTKDSLRRMTQGDWEYRLAAFLLAQHSTPSTTTGRSPAELLMGRRLATRLDRLHPDRAQDEVVVGKGRNPRTFVAQDAVYAKNFGAGPAWVPATVTKVTGPVSYEVLTEGGQCWRRHCDQLRRRFPGGTREESGTEGSQGDSRAVRPVEREGWAGEAEAVGTEGRPEAGRTPEPEPQPSGSVAPDQTAPAQPAASEHEPEPEPLTKEHPRPQRTRRRPADLGDYECNFPGRTGT; encoded by the coding sequence atggcaaccgacagcagcttctcgccattcaaaccagcatcaggagactgggaagggtacgccgcccgtttcaacttcctcctgcaagcgaaagaagtcaccaacgatgccatgaagagggcgacattcttcagcgtctgtggagaggagacgtttgaaatcgcccgggctctccttgcacctagagatgtcgctaccgtctcttacaaaacaataatggaacggctgaaggagcacttctcaccacagccctcggtggtagcttgccgaaatgccttctacgcaaagcggcaagccccgggggaaaccataactgggtttgtgacctccctccgccaagccgcccggctatgcaacttctcagagttggagaacatgcttcgtgaccgcctcgtcggtggcctgagggacgagatgttgcaacgacgcctctacgccaaaaaagacctcacgttccagattgctctggaggaagccctggcaaccgaagccgccgagaggtcaacgcaagaggcacgaccggccccgccatcccaaccgagggtctaccacgaagacctcaccgacgaatccgaatctgacagggaggaagtacaccgagtacagcggcgcactcaagcagcacacacaccacagcagcctcgacgagaaggagggaactgtgcaagctgcggggagaaccacgagaggaggacctgtcgtttccgcaacgcagagtgcaggcagtgcagaaaattgggacacatcgcccgggtgtgtcgggctcgactcacccgtcgacaagcatcagatgaccgacccaggagccccaggtcacacggcaccatgcaccaaggcaactcgacggagatcacggactaccaggtattccagttgccccatcccagcacagagaaaatttatatagaggtacagatagagggagccccatgccgcatggagctggacacgggttcaactctatccataatctcggcccgaacattaagggaactgtgccctaatgggggtcccaaactaaggccggccccattcaccctccgggacttccagaaacgtaaggtccctacaatgggggtggggaccttcagggtgcaatatcgagggcgaaagcaacaattggacttgctggtagttaagggcccctacgttagcttactgggactggcatggtttggacctctggggctagccgttaccggggtgaaccgcactagcttacaagtggacgtggacgccatatgcaaagagtttccaggggttttcgatggggcattgggacgatatacaggaccccccattgccctacagctagaccccgctgtacgacccatcaggcacaaggcccgccgggtcccgttcgccctgaaaccccgcatagacgaggaattggaccggctcgtggagcaaggagtactggagccggtgcccaacgccccctgggaaactccaattgtcacacccgtcaagcctaacggttcggtccgcatctgtgcagactacaaatgcaccataaacaaggctctcacggcccatgcatacccagtgccagtggtcagccatgtcctcgccaccctggctgggtcaaaaatctttggcaaactggacttggcccaagcgtatcaacagttgcctgtggacgaagccacagcagaggctcagacgattgtgacgcacagaggggcattcagagtaaagcggctgcaatttggcgttagcgtggcaccaggcatattccagaatctaatggactctctccttaaagggattcctggcgtcacccctttcttcgatgatgtactgatcgccgggcccacaccagaggaatttgaggaccgcctccgctccgtcctgcaccgtttccagacggcgggcctcaaggtgaagcgggaaaagtgtttactgggagtgccgcaggtggactttctgggatttaaggtggacgcagaaggggtccatccaaccggtgacaaggtacgggccatttgtgaggccccagcgcccaagagcaagcccgaacttcagtcattcttgggactattgaacttttaccatgccttccttccccataaggcagcggtagcggagcccctacacagactcctagataaaagggccccttgggtgtggggccagcgacaaagggccgcattccaggcagtcaaggacttgctcgtctcgaactcggtcttggcacacttcgacgagaggctgccagtggtgctggcatgcgacgcctctccctatggcatcggcgctgtcctgggacaccaactcccggatggaagagaggtgccggtggcatacttctcccagacgcttgctgcagccgaacgaaactactcacagattgacaaggagggtctggcaatcgtgaagggcgtaaaaaaattccatgatttcttgtacgggcggccctttaccatagtgactgaccacaagccgttgcttggcctgtttgcccccgagaagcagaccccccaagtgttgtctccacgtgtcctcaggtggtcaattttccttgccggctaccagtatgcactaatccaccgccctgggaaggcgatgggccacgcagacgccctcagcaggctaccactaccagaaacaggccccgacccagcgcctgcgcaagaggttatgaccctggagctgcttcccgaccgacccattcaggcacaagaagttgcgcgccattccacaaaagatagggtcatctcccgggtcctggactgggtgtggcgaggatggcccagcagcagccccgggccagaattcgctggctacacaaaccgcaaacatgaactgtcagcccacaaggggtgcctgttatggggaagcagggttgttgttccccagcccctccgcaaaagggtcctcacagccctacacgagacacacccaggggtagtgaggatgaaggcccttgccaggagttatgtgtggtggccggggattgacagagagatagaggcctgggtccaacactgccagacctgccaagaatcccgcccggatcccccaagggccccagtccagccctgggagtccgcccgacatccatggtcacgcttgcacgtggacttcgctggccccttccagggaaaaacattcttcatagtggtggattcctacaccaaatggctggaggtcgcactggtaccgtccacttctacggcggcagccatccgggtactacgtaagctttttgcaacccacgggctccctgacaccctcgtctcggacaatggaaccgcattcacgtcagaggagttccagaccttcacagcgcagaacgccatccgccacatccgctcagcaccattccaccctgccaccaatggccaagcggagcgcatggtgcggaccaccaaggacagcctccgccgcatgacacaaggggactgggaataccgccttgccgcatttcttctagcacagcacagcaccccaagcacaacgacgggccggagcccagctgaactactaatgggccggcgccttgcaactagactggaccgacttcaccccgacagagctcaggatgaggtagtggtggggaaaggcaggaacccccggacatttgtggcccaggacgcagtgtacgcaaagaattttggggcaggcccagcatgggtacccgccacagtcaccaaggtgaccggtcccgtgtcgtacgaggtactaacggaaggggggcaatgttggcgccgccactgcgaccagctacggcgacgattcccaggaggaacccgggaggagagcgggacagaggggtcccaaggggacagcagggcagtgaggcctgtagagcgagaggggtgggcaggggaagcagaagcagtaggcacagaggggcgccccgaggctggaaggacaccggaaccagagccacaacctagtggttcagtggcgccagaccagacagccccggcacagccagcagcctcggaacacgagccagaaccagaacccctgaccaaggaacaccccaggccacaacgcacacggaggcggccagcagaccttggggactacgaatgcaacttcccgggcaggactggaacttag